A genome region from Blautia coccoides includes the following:
- a CDS encoding ABC transporter permease, giving the protein MKEKILGLPLELYHNKGLILSLSKNDFKTKYAGSYLGIVWAFIQPVVTIMVYWFVFTVGLKAGDMAEYPFVLYLISGIVPWFFFQDALNGGTNALMEYNYLVKKVVFKISILPIVKVFSALFVHVFFVAFALVICSLNGYTPTLYTLQIVYYTGCTFVFALALVYATSAIVVFFRDLTQIINIILQVGVWMTPIMWDLNMLSGHPMLMKAFKLNPMYYIVSGYRDSILGHTWLTAHWKWGIYFWVLTIIIFVFGSVIFKRLKPHFADVL; this is encoded by the coding sequence AGAAAAAATATTAGGATTACCGCTGGAGCTGTATCATAATAAAGGCCTGATTTTATCTTTGTCTAAAAATGATTTTAAGACAAAGTATGCCGGTTCTTATCTCGGAATTGTATGGGCGTTTATTCAGCCGGTTGTTACAATTATGGTATACTGGTTTGTATTTACCGTAGGTTTGAAAGCCGGAGATATGGCAGAATATCCGTTTGTACTTTATCTGATTTCGGGTATTGTTCCTTGGTTTTTTTTCCAGGATGCGTTGAATGGCGGAACGAATGCATTGATGGAGTACAATTATCTGGTTAAGAAAGTGGTTTTTAAAATCAGCATACTTCCCATAGTCAAAGTCTTTTCTGCATTGTTTGTGCATGTGTTTTTTGTGGCATTTGCCCTTGTCATATGTTCCTTGAACGGGTATACACCCACACTTTATACTCTGCAGATTGTTTATTATACAGGCTGTACTTTTGTATTTGCGTTAGCGCTTGTGTATGCAACCAGTGCTATCGTGGTTTTTTTCAGAGATTTAACACAAATTATCAATATTATTCTTCAGGTGGGTGTGTGGATGACACCTATCATGTGGGACTTAAATATGCTGAGTGGGCATCCTATGTTGATGAAAGCGTTTAAGCTGAATCCTATGTATTATATTGTATCCGGCTACAGAGACTCTATATTAGGGCATACATGGCTTACAGCCCATTGGAAATGGGGCATCTATTTTTGGGTTTTAACAATTATCATATTTGTTTTTGGTTCTGTAATATTTAAACGTCTGAAACCA